The Rubrobacter tropicus nucleotide sequence CACCTCGAGTCTGTGCGGGTCGAGGTCGACGAAATACGTCGCTCCTTGAACCGAGATGCCACGCTGCTGAACAGGGTAGAGCAATCGGTGCTTGAAGACGCTTTTAGGGGAAAGCTGTAGGTATGCCCGACGTACGGACGCAGCTTAACCATGTCCGGGATTTGTTCCGTGGCGTGGGCATCGCAGACACTTTCGCAATCATCGAGAATGTGGCCGAACTCCTCCGGCTTGGCGATGCCTATCAGCCACCAAGAGGCATGACGCAGCGTCAGACTCAGGAGGTCCGACAACTTCTTGAGGGGGCCGCTGACAAAGTTGACGGCGTCGGACCCCTATTTGACCGTCACCTACTGTTCCGGCTTTCGAAGATCCTTCCTGGAGGACGCTATCCTACTCCTAGGCATATCGTCTCGATGATATTCCGCATAGCGGAGGTCGAACCTTCACATCGCCTGTGCGACCTAGCGTGTGGAAGCGGTGGATTCCTTGTGTGCCGGGGCATTACTGACGGAAACGTTGAACGTACGGTCGGCGTAGAGATCTCGCCGGAATGGGTGCGTATCGCTCGAACTAACGCGTACCTCCATGATGTACAAGCGCGCGTAGAGGCCGGTAACGCTCTCTACGTCTGCGGACCTAAAGGCGAGCTGGACGGTGAGACCTTCGATCGTATCCTGCTAAACCCGCCCTTCGGTGAGAAACTAGACGCTGGTCTCGCGAAGGAGGTCGTGGGATGGAATGTAGGGAGTCGTAGCGAAACCGTGTTCGCGGCCTTGGCTCTTAGCCGGCTAGCAGACGGAGGCCGAGCGGCGGTCCTGGTGCCCTCTGGGGTGTTGTCCGGTACCGGTGCGGGCGAGCGGGAATTGCGGAGACGATTGGTGGAGGAGCACGATGTCGAAGCCGTGGTCTCTTTGCCGAAAGACGCCTTTCAACCCTTCAGTTCCTTGCAGACTCACCTATTGCTCGTGCGCAAAAGGACGCAAAGTCAGGACGCGAGAACATGGTTCTTGCAGGTCGAGAGCGATGGCTATCCTTCAGGCCGCGGTCGAGACCTAACGATAGATCCCCCAAGTTTCGGCGACCTGCCGCTCATCGAGCGAGTCCTAACCGTGCGCGACGAAGAAGTTGAGGAGTCTCTGCCCGAAGATAGCCCCCGCCTCGGTATAAGGTGGATGAGTCTCGGCGACGGTAACGTGCGCGGCGCAGTAGTCCAGGCTGTCGGTGCAAACGTAATCTCGTCGGCCGAACGTTTTCCCGCTGTCGGAGACGAGGCTGCTTTCGTACTGCTGACGGTAGAGAGCATGTTCGGACAAGGCGGCGATCTCTTCTACGTCAAGGTATCGCTCGACGGGGGGACAGCGGAGCCGCTAGAAGAAGACCCGCAACAACTTATTCAGAGGCTGTACAAGCCCAAGAGCACCGATCCGAACCCCGGAACTAGCTTGTTTTTCAAGCGAGCCGATCCCGTGCGAGCGGTGGCCTTCACTACGGGTGGACGTGCCTTAGGGGTAGCCATACCTAGTAGCTCCACAGGTCCTCCTCAGCACGAACTTAGGCCGAGTAGGTTTGTGGGGGGCGAAGAGGAGACGCACCACGCAGGTTCCCCTACGCAGCTTTTAAGCGACATCTACAAGAACCAGCGCTTGTTGGTCCGTCACGTAGACAACCTCCTGGGACGGCTGGAGTTGAGACCCATAGCGGGTCAAGAGGGGCCCGCGCCCCTGTTGGGAGATGCGGTTCCCTTCGGACGGCTCTCTCCCGGACAGGAGGCCGTGTGGAGACGAGTGCGCGATAGGTTCGAGAACTTAGGGGACGAAGGTCAGGAGAAGGCGGCTTTGTTCACCCTTGAGGAGGTAGATGGGGTGGAACCTGCGACTGTGGCGTCGGACATAACAAGGTTGACCGTCGGGCTGCTAGAGCGTATGGGAATCGTCATGCCGGTGACCGTCACCGATCCGAGCACGGGGAATTCCGCTGCTTTCTACCGGCTCGTCACAGAGAAAGACCTCTGGTTGCTACCGCCTAAAGAGGACCCTCTCGGTGAAGAGGGTGTATCCGAGCAGGGAAACACATGAGGCTCGAGCGTCTGTACATAGGCGATTACCGAGTCTTACGTGACCTCGAGATACATTTCGAACCACCTGAAGAGGTGACGCTTCCGGTCCTTGGACCCGACTATGCGCTCGACTTTCTCGTCGGTGTGAACGGCACGGGTAAGTCGACGGTCCTGCGCGCTTTGAGCGAAATCTTCCGCCGCATGGATGGGGACACA carries:
- a CDS encoding HsdM family class I SAM-dependent methyltransferase, whose translation is MGIADTFAIIENVAELLRLGDAYQPPRGMTQRQTQEVRQLLEGAADKVDGVGPLFDRHLLFRLSKILPGGRYPTPRHIVSMIFRIAEVEPSHRLCDLACGSGGFLVCRGITDGNVERTVGVEISPEWVRIARTNAYLHDVQARVEAGNALYVCGPKGELDGETFDRILLNPPFGEKLDAGLAKEVVGWNVGSRSETVFAALALSRLADGGRAAVLVPSGVLSGTGAGERELRRRLVEEHDVEAVVSLPKDAFQPFSSLQTHLLLVRKRTQSQDARTWFLQVESDGYPSGRGRDLTIDPPSFGDLPLIERVLTVRDEEVEESLPEDSPRLGIRWMSLGDGNVRGAVVQAVGANVISSAERFPAVGDEAAFVLLTVESMFGQGGDLFYVKVSLDGGTAEPLEEDPQQLIQRLYKPKSTDPNPGTSLFFKRADPVRAVAFTTGGRALGVAIPSSSTGPPQHELRPSRFVGGEEETHHAGSPTQLLSDIYKNQRLLVRHVDNLLGRLELRPIAGQEGPAPLLGDAVPFGRLSPGQEAVWRRVRDRFENLGDEGQEKAALFTLEEVDGVEPATVASDITRLTVGLLERMGIVMPVTVTDPSTGNSAAFYRLVTEKDLWLLPPKEDPLGEEGVSEQGNT